The proteins below come from a single Rhodococcus sp. WMMA185 genomic window:
- a CDS encoding TIGR03767 family metallophosphoesterase, translating to MADITRRSFLTFAGLGAVGAVGFGTRPWGLQYAGAVPLPTSSAAAGTTLEAVASPDGSSGYRRLVAGPGWATVIREELAEAKSGREDRRTALASFVQITDVHLIDTQSPLRFEFLDSYNGAAFRPQETLTVQGLTALVKRINAIASGPHTQRKFDAVVTTGDNTDNKEFAELEWFLTAMNGGTITPNTGDPDTYEGVQDSGVDLYWNPGKSIQDKYKKAGYPDIPGLLDAAIAPFYSPGLNTPWYCVFGNHDDTVVGSIPTGVPLLERMYTGSWKFMEPGSAEQLDVLGSAAASGDAELVFATLSSFTKGAQRVTSDPARKPFTPREFIAEHLKPKHKGPGPVGHGFAPDADETGIGYYTFEMAPGVVGIGMDSTNHAGFAEGSLGEEQFKWLEDTLIAGSSRYFDTDGSPVSRQGTDTWFVLFSHHTSSMNNLRKDPTNPSERRVPGAEVVDLLHRFPNVLAWVNGHSHRNKIRPKEGDTPGQSFWEINTASHIDFPQLGRIIEVADNEDGTISLFTTLFEADSPYSVDYTDLSPTGLASLYREFAFNDPNGNPSKGGKSRDQNAELLLVSDRG from the coding sequence GTGGCTGATATCACTCGACGTTCATTCTTGACTTTCGCGGGGCTCGGAGCTGTGGGGGCGGTGGGATTCGGAACGCGCCCTTGGGGTTTGCAATACGCAGGCGCGGTACCGCTACCCACCTCCTCCGCCGCCGCCGGCACCACTCTCGAAGCGGTAGCCAGCCCCGACGGCAGCTCCGGATATCGCCGCCTCGTCGCGGGACCGGGCTGGGCGACGGTCATCCGCGAAGAACTTGCCGAGGCCAAGAGCGGCCGCGAGGACCGGCGCACCGCCCTCGCCTCCTTCGTGCAGATCACGGACGTTCACCTCATTGATACTCAGTCACCGCTGCGCTTCGAGTTCCTCGACTCCTACAACGGCGCCGCCTTCCGCCCCCAGGAGACGCTGACAGTCCAGGGCCTCACCGCCCTGGTCAAGCGAATCAATGCAATCGCATCCGGACCGCACACCCAGCGCAAGTTCGACGCGGTCGTGACCACCGGAGACAACACCGACAACAAGGAATTCGCCGAACTGGAGTGGTTCCTCACCGCCATGAACGGTGGCACCATCACCCCTAACACGGGCGATCCCGACACCTACGAAGGTGTGCAGGACTCGGGTGTGGATCTGTACTGGAACCCAGGAAAGTCGATCCAGGACAAGTACAAGAAGGCCGGATATCCCGACATTCCGGGACTGCTCGACGCCGCTATCGCCCCCTTCTACAGCCCGGGACTGAACACCCCGTGGTACTGCGTGTTCGGCAATCACGACGACACAGTGGTAGGCAGCATTCCGACAGGTGTCCCGCTGCTCGAGCGGATGTACACCGGTTCGTGGAAGTTCATGGAACCGGGATCAGCGGAACAGCTGGACGTCCTCGGCTCCGCCGCCGCCTCCGGCGACGCCGAGCTTGTGTTTGCCACCCTGTCCTCGTTCACCAAGGGGGCACAAAGGGTCACATCCGATCCCGCCCGCAAACCGTTCACGCCACGCGAGTTCATCGCCGAACACCTGAAACCGAAGCACAAAGGCCCAGGCCCCGTCGGCCACGGTTTCGCACCGGATGCGGACGAGACCGGGATCGGCTACTACACCTTCGAGATGGCCCCAGGCGTCGTCGGGATCGGAATGGACTCCACGAACCACGCCGGCTTCGCCGAAGGATCGCTCGGTGAAGAGCAGTTCAAGTGGCTCGAGGATACTTTGATCGCGGGCAGTAGCCGGTACTTCGATACCGACGGCTCACCTGTGTCGCGACAGGGCACCGACACCTGGTTCGTGCTGTTCAGCCACCACACGAGCAGCATGAACAATCTACGCAAGGACCCGACGAACCCGTCGGAGCGCCGAGTGCCCGGCGCCGAGGTGGTGGATCTGCTGCACAGGTTCCCGAACGTGCTCGCGTGGGTCAACGGACACAGCCACAGGAACAAGATCAGGCCCAAGGAGGGGGACACTCCGGGGCAGTCGTTCTGGGAGATCAATACGGCATCGCACATCGACTTCCCCCAACTCGGGCGGATCATCGAGGTGGCCGACAACGAGGACGGCACCATCTCGCTCTTCACCACCTTGTTCGAAGCCGACAGCCCGTATTCCGTCGACTACACCGATCTCTCGCCGACGGGGCTTGCGTCGCTGTACCGGGAATTCGCCTTCAACGACCCCAACGGCAATCCCTCCAAGGGGGGCAAGTCCCGGGACCAGAACGCCGAACTGTTGCTTGTCTCGGACCGTGGCTGA
- a CDS encoding TIGR03767 family metallophosphoesterase → MADITRRSFLTFAGLGAVGAVGLSTRPWGLQYAGAQPLPTSGAGTTLEAVARPNGSSGYRKLMAGAGWPNIVREELVSAQAGREGRRTALASFVQLTDVHIVDAQSPARVEYLHPLEPSAFRPQETLTAQGLAALVRRVNSLASGPHTGRAFDAVVTTGDNTDNKETVELNWFLTAMNGGTIIPNTGKAEYEGVQNSGADLYWNPGSSIQDMYKKAGFPELPDFLPAALTSFSSPGLNTPWYCVFGNHDDSVQGTLPNGIGLLEDMYIGSKKMEVPTSEETSSLGSASSTGSAGDVFNALAAFTSKPREVTPDLSRKPFTPEEFIAAHLDPANEGPGPRGHGFAPDAGQTGIGYYTFEIAPGVIGISMDSTNRAGFIDGSLGEAQFKWIEQTLKDGSSRYFDSDGSPVSNSVNDSWFILFSHHTSDTMDNLEPDPTDPRERRIPGAELVDLLHRFPNVLAWVNGHTHENRITPQRGDNPEQSFWEINTASHIDFPQLGRIIEVADNQDGTVSLLATLFEADSPYSVDYTDLSPLGLASLYREFSFNDIHAKVELKTGGEGDRNVELLLPSGR, encoded by the coding sequence GTGGCTGACATCACAAGACGTTCATTCCTGACATTTGCTGGGCTCGGTGCGGTAGGGGCAGTGGGATTGAGTACGCGCCCTTGGGGTTTGCAATACGCAGGCGCGCAACCGCTGCCCACCTCCGGCGCCGGTACCACGCTCGAGGCCGTGGCCCGCCCCAACGGTAGCTCCGGATACCGCAAGCTCATGGCGGGAGCCGGCTGGCCGAATATCGTCCGCGAGGAGCTCGTCTCAGCTCAGGCCGGGCGCGAAGGTCGGCGCACTGCCCTCGCCTCCTTCGTGCAATTAACTGACGTCCACATAGTCGATGCCCAGTCCCCCGCCCGCGTCGAATACCTCCACCCCCTCGAACCCTCGGCCTTCCGCCCCCAGGAGACGCTCACTGCTCAGGGCCTCGCCGCCCTGGTCAGGAGGGTCAACTCGCTCGCCTCCGGCCCGCACACCGGGCGCGCGTTCGACGCAGTCGTGACCACCGGAGACAACACCGACAACAAGGAAACCGTCGAACTGAACTGGTTCCTCACCGCCATGAACGGCGGCACCATCATCCCCAACACCGGCAAGGCCGAATACGAGGGTGTGCAGAACTCGGGTGCAGACCTGTACTGGAACCCTGGCTCGTCGATCCAGGACATGTACAAGAAGGCCGGGTTCCCTGAGCTGCCAGACTTTCTACCCGCCGCACTCACCTCGTTCTCGAGCCCCGGCCTGAACACCCCGTGGTACTGCGTGTTCGGCAATCACGACGATTCGGTACAGGGCACCCTCCCGAACGGCATCGGCCTGCTCGAAGACATGTACATCGGCTCGAAGAAGATGGAGGTGCCCACATCCGAGGAAACGAGTTCCCTGGGCTCCGCCTCCAGTACCGGTAGCGCAGGAGACGTGTTCAACGCACTGGCCGCGTTCACCTCGAAGCCGCGGGAGGTCACACCCGACCTGTCCCGGAAACCCTTCACGCCGGAAGAATTCATTGCGGCACACCTCGATCCGGCCAACGAAGGCCCGGGACCGAGAGGCCACGGTTTCGCGCCGGATGCCGGCCAGACCGGGATCGGCTATTACACCTTCGAGATCGCCCCTGGTGTCATCGGCATCAGCATGGACTCCACCAACCGTGCCGGCTTCATCGACGGCTCGCTCGGCGAGGCACAGTTCAAGTGGATCGAGCAAACCCTGAAGGACGGGAGCAGTCGCTATTTCGACTCGGACGGCTCACCGGTCTCGAATTCCGTCAATGACAGCTGGTTCATCCTGTTCAGCCACCACACCAGTGACACCATGGACAACCTCGAACCGGATCCGACCGACCCGCGCGAACGCCGGATACCCGGTGCCGAGTTGGTGGATCTGCTACACCGGTTCCCGAACGTGCTCGCGTGGGTCAACGGCCACACTCATGAGAACAGGATCACACCACAGCGAGGGGACAACCCGGAGCAGTCGTTCTGGGAGATCAACACCGCATCGCACATCGATTTCCCCCAACTCGGACGAATCATCGAGGTGGCCGACAACCAGGACGGCACGGTCTCCCTCCTCGCCACCCTGTTCGAGGCCGACAGCCCATATTCGGTCGACTACACCGACCTCTCACCCCTGGGGTTGGCATCGCTGTATCGGGAGTTTTCCTTCAACGACATTCACGCCAAGGTAGAACTCAAGACCGGCGGCGAGGGCGACCGCAACGTCGAACTGTTGCTCCCGTCAGGTCGTTGA
- the groES gene encoding co-chaperone GroES translates to MASVNIKPLEDKILVQANEAETTTASGLVIPDTAKEKPQEGTVVAVGEGRVNEQGNRIPVDVKEGDTVIYSKYGGTEIKYAGEEYLILSARDVLAVVSK, encoded by the coding sequence GTGGCGAGCGTGAACATCAAGCCGCTCGAGGACAAGATCCTCGTCCAGGCCAACGAGGCAGAGACGACGACCGCCTCTGGCCTGGTCATTCCCGACACGGCCAAGGAGAAGCCCCAGGAGGGCACCGTCGTCGCAGTCGGCGAAGGCCGCGTCAACGAGCAGGGCAATCGCATCCCGGTCGACGTCAAGGAGGGTGACACGGTCATCTACTCCAAGTACGGCGGAACCGAGATCAAGTACGCCGGTGAGGAGTACTTGATCCTGTCGGCACGCGACGTGCTGGCTGTCGTCTCCAAGTAA
- the groL gene encoding chaperonin GroEL (60 kDa chaperone family; promotes refolding of misfolded polypeptides especially under stressful conditions; forms two stacked rings of heptamers to form a barrel-shaped 14mer; ends can be capped by GroES; misfolded proteins enter the barrel where they are refolded when GroES binds) — MSKQIEFNETARRSLERGVDKLADAVKVTLGPRGRHVVLAKAFGGPTVTNDGVSIAREIELEDPFENLGAQLVKSVATKTNDVAGDGTTTATVLAQAIVRGGLKNIAAGANPMALGVGIGAAADKVVETLLAAATPVEGKKSIAQVATVSSRDEEIGEMVGEALTRVGSDGVVTVEESSTLATELVITEGVQFDKGFLSPYFVTDLDAQKAVYEDALVLLYREKISSLPDFLPLLEKVAESGKPLLIIAEDVEGEVLSTLVVNSIRKTVKAVAVKAPFFGDRRKAFLEDLAVVTGGTVINSDVGLTLRDAGLDLLGSARRIVVSKDETTIVDGAGTPADIEGRVAQLRREIENTDSDWDREKLEERLAKLAGGVAVIKVGAATETDLKERKFRVEDAVNAAKAAVAEGIVPGGGSAVVQAGAELVGDLGLTGDEATGVRVVREALQAPLFWIANNAGLDGSVVTSKVSELPKGHGFNAATLSYGDLLADGVVDPVKVTRSAVVNAASVARMILTTESAVVEMPEEQEESAGHGHSH; from the coding sequence ATGTCCAAGCAGATTGAGTTCAACGAAACCGCGCGCCGGTCACTCGAGCGCGGGGTCGACAAGCTTGCCGACGCGGTCAAGGTGACCTTGGGTCCGCGTGGCCGCCACGTAGTTTTGGCCAAGGCGTTCGGTGGACCCACGGTCACCAACGACGGTGTGAGCATCGCACGGGAGATCGAGCTCGAGGACCCGTTCGAGAACCTCGGCGCGCAGCTGGTCAAGAGCGTCGCCACCAAGACGAATGACGTTGCGGGCGACGGCACGACGACGGCCACCGTGCTGGCGCAAGCCATCGTGCGCGGCGGCCTGAAGAACATTGCGGCGGGTGCGAACCCGATGGCGCTCGGTGTCGGAATCGGCGCTGCAGCCGACAAGGTCGTCGAGACGTTGCTCGCAGCCGCCACTCCGGTCGAAGGCAAGAAGTCCATCGCCCAGGTCGCTACCGTGTCTTCGCGTGACGAGGAGATCGGCGAGATGGTCGGCGAGGCTCTCACGCGCGTCGGCTCCGACGGCGTCGTCACGGTGGAGGAATCCTCTACCCTCGCAACCGAACTCGTGATCACCGAGGGTGTTCAGTTCGACAAGGGCTTCCTCTCGCCGTACTTCGTCACGGACCTCGACGCACAGAAGGCCGTGTATGAGGATGCTCTCGTACTGCTGTACCGCGAGAAGATCAGCTCGCTGCCTGACTTCCTGCCGCTGCTCGAAAAGGTTGCCGAGAGCGGCAAGCCGCTCCTGATCATCGCGGAGGACGTCGAGGGAGAGGTGCTCTCAACGTTGGTGGTCAACTCCATCCGGAAGACCGTCAAGGCCGTCGCGGTCAAGGCGCCCTTCTTCGGCGATCGCCGCAAGGCGTTCCTCGAAGACCTCGCCGTCGTCACCGGCGGCACGGTCATCAACTCGGATGTGGGGCTGACGCTGAGGGACGCCGGGCTGGACTTGCTCGGTAGCGCGCGCCGCATCGTGGTCAGCAAGGACGAGACGACGATTGTCGACGGTGCGGGCACCCCTGCCGACATCGAGGGCCGTGTCGCGCAACTACGTCGGGAGATCGAGAACACGGACTCCGACTGGGACCGCGAGAAGCTCGAGGAGAGGCTGGCGAAGCTGGCCGGCGGTGTCGCCGTCATCAAGGTGGGCGCGGCAACGGAGACCGACCTCAAGGAGAGGAAGTTCCGTGTCGAGGATGCCGTGAACGCGGCCAAGGCCGCTGTCGCAGAGGGCATCGTCCCCGGCGGGGGTTCAGCTGTGGTTCAGGCCGGCGCAGAGTTGGTCGGCGACCTCGGTCTGACCGGCGACGAAGCCACAGGCGTCAGGGTCGTCCGCGAGGCGTTGCAGGCCCCGCTGTTCTGGATCGCCAACAATGCAGGCCTCGACGGGTCCGTCGTTACCAGCAAGGTTTCCGAGCTGCCCAAGGGCCACGGGTTCAACGCCGCGACTTTGTCCTACGGGGACCTGCTCGCCGACGGTGTCGTCGACCCGGTCAAGGTCACCCGTTCCGCAGTGGTCAACGCGGCATCGGTCGCGCGGATGATTCTCACCACCGAAAGTGCAGTGGTCGAGATGCCGGAGGAGCAGGAAGAGTCGGCCGGTCACGGGCACAGCCACTAG
- a CDS encoding WhiB family transcriptional regulator gives MPAPDDLPGANADIWDWQMHGLCRGVDSSMFFHPDGERGRARKQRERRAKEMCNRCPVLTECRDHALRVSEPYGIWGGMSETEREGRTRQRRRGIAA, from the coding sequence ATGCCTGCACCCGACGACCTTCCCGGCGCCAACGCGGATATCTGGGACTGGCAAATGCACGGACTGTGCCGTGGCGTCGACTCCTCGATGTTCTTCCACCCCGACGGCGAGCGGGGACGAGCACGTAAACAGCGAGAGAGGCGCGCCAAGGAGATGTGCAACCGCTGCCCCGTCCTTACCGAGTGTCGTGACCACGCGCTGAGAGTTTCAGAGCCGTACGGAATTTGGGGCGGCATGTCCGAGACCGAACGCGAGGGCCGCACCCGCCAACGCCGCCGGGGTATCGCCGCCTGA
- a CDS encoding sigma-70 family RNA polymerase sigma factor, which produces MTNTSEELDSAVSAAKQGDRAALALVLETIRPMVVRYCRARVGAAERGQLSADDVAQEVCLAVMTALPRYEDQGRPFMAFVYGIAAHKVADAHRTSGRNKSEPYAEVPDVVAKDDGPEQRALDSEASRQMNELLSTLPDKHREILILRLVVGMSAEETAAAVGSTAGAVRVAQHRAIAKLKKEVARAGERFG; this is translated from the coding sequence ATGACTAATACGAGCGAGGAGTTGGACTCAGCCGTCTCTGCTGCAAAGCAGGGCGACCGGGCTGCTCTAGCTCTGGTCCTGGAAACAATTCGGCCCATGGTTGTGCGCTACTGCAGAGCCAGGGTCGGTGCTGCGGAGAGGGGGCAACTCTCGGCAGATGACGTGGCACAAGAAGTGTGTCTCGCCGTGATGACGGCCTTGCCTCGCTACGAGGATCAGGGCCGGCCGTTCATGGCGTTCGTCTATGGGATCGCCGCGCACAAGGTCGCTGACGCGCATCGGACCTCCGGACGTAACAAGTCGGAGCCGTACGCCGAAGTACCAGATGTCGTAGCCAAAGACGACGGACCCGAACAGAGGGCGCTGGACTCGGAAGCGAGCAGACAGATGAACGAACTGCTGAGCACGCTGCCGGACAAGCATCGGGAGATTCTGATTCTCCGCCTCGTGGTCGGTATGTCGGCGGAAGAGACGGCCGCAGCCGTGGGCAGTACTGCGGGAGCTGTGCGTGTGGCTCAACACCGAGCCATTGCGAAACTGAAGAAGGAAGTAGCGAGGGCAGGTGAGAGGTTTGGCTAG
- a CDS encoding anti-sigma-D factor RsdA yields MRGLARGTGRDGNNPNADLPGDDAPVDVAAVRRDDAFIDAIAADGPVSTDSPEQYELALLLADWRADIGATPMPTDPSLDDVIAAVEASEARSARSAALGRLRLLRPLAAAAAGIAVVMGGATIFSYNAEPGDPLWSVKSVVFSQQADSTVARIDTTSQLEQAERMIAEGDAPRARDMLATAADRAGAVREPDVRSELEGWRSKLAAEVEEIAPTTPEATPPPATTTTNEPTATTEPPSSVTGTPESTVPTTDASPTSAAPTAGPGEPASSPGQSPSPTMSPTTTPDSTIVTVTPSPSPSPSPTEETSIEPPVRQPSNGTSSVEPTTAPTTVPFTGSG; encoded by the coding sequence GTGAGAGGTTTGGCTAGGGGTACTGGGCGCGACGGCAACAATCCCAATGCCGATCTCCCCGGAGACGACGCGCCGGTGGACGTAGCGGCTGTTCGGCGCGATGATGCGTTCATCGACGCTATCGCTGCCGATGGCCCGGTGTCGACGGATTCGCCGGAGCAATACGAGCTTGCGCTCCTGTTGGCCGATTGGCGCGCGGACATCGGGGCGACTCCGATGCCGACCGACCCTTCGCTCGACGATGTGATCGCGGCCGTCGAGGCGTCGGAGGCGCGCTCGGCACGCAGCGCTGCCCTCGGAAGGCTCCGGCTGCTTCGACCCCTCGCCGCGGCTGCCGCCGGGATCGCGGTCGTCATGGGCGGCGCCACGATCTTCTCTTACAACGCCGAACCGGGCGATCCGCTGTGGAGCGTCAAGTCGGTCGTGTTCAGTCAGCAGGCAGACTCTACGGTCGCGAGGATCGACACCACCTCACAACTGGAGCAAGCCGAGCGGATGATCGCCGAGGGCGATGCCCCGCGCGCGAGGGACATGCTGGCAACCGCTGCAGACCGTGCTGGTGCTGTACGCGAACCGGATGTGCGCAGCGAACTCGAGGGGTGGCGTTCGAAGCTCGCCGCCGAGGTTGAGGAGATTGCGCCCACCACACCGGAAGCGACACCACCCCCCGCCACGACCACCACGAATGAGCCGACTGCGACAACCGAGCCGCCGTCCTCAGTCACCGGGACACCGGAATCCACGGTGCCGACTACCGATGCGTCCCCCACCAGCGCTGCGCCGACGGCGGGCCCCGGGGAACCGGCCAGTTCGCCGGGGCAGTCGCCGTCGCCCACGATGTCGCCGACGACGACACCGGACTCCACCATCGTCACGGTCACGCCTTCTCCTTCGCCTTCTCCTTCGCCGACGGAGGAGACGAGCATCGAACCGCCGGTTCGGCAGCCTTCGAACGGAACCTCGTCAGTGGAGCCCACCACCGCACCAACGACCGTTCCTTTCACCGGCAGCGGGTAG
- a CDS encoding DUF5319 domain-containing protein has translation MRDQLPPGLPPDPFAGDPVDPSTALDAIEPGQPLDPHERLAVEEDLADLTVYESLLAHRGIRGLVVCCEDCQQDHYHDWDMLRANLLQLLVDGTVRPHEPAYDPTPEAYVTWDYCRGYADASMNDALHGDGLDA, from the coding sequence GTGCGAGATCAATTGCCTCCAGGTCTGCCTCCGGACCCCTTCGCCGGAGACCCGGTCGACCCGTCCACCGCTCTCGACGCGATCGAACCAGGTCAGCCACTTGATCCTCACGAGCGCCTCGCCGTGGAGGAAGATTTGGCCGACCTCACCGTCTACGAGTCGCTGCTGGCTCATCGAGGGATCCGTGGTCTCGTCGTGTGCTGCGAGGACTGCCAGCAAGATCACTATCACGACTGGGACATGCTCCGCGCCAACCTCCTCCAACTGTTGGTCGACGGCACCGTACGCCCGCACGAGCCGGCATACGACCCGACTCCCGAGGCGTACGTCACTTGGGACTACTGCCGCGGCTACGCGGACGCCTCGATGAACGACGCGCTTCATGGGGACGGCCTCGACGCCTGA
- the guaB gene encoding IMP dehydrogenase — MTSSAGHVHTGGDDPNKVAMLGLTYDDVLLLPAASNVIPGQVDTSSQLTRDIRLRVPLVSSAMDTVTEARMAIAMARAGGMGVLHRNLSIEAQAGQVETVKRSEAGMVTDPVTCKPTDTLADVDAKCARFRISGLPVTDDSGQLVGIITNRDMRFEVDQNRPVSEVMTKSPLITTQEGVTAEVALGLLRRHKIEKLPIVDGQGKLTGLITVKDFVKTEQHPDATKDRDGRLLVGAAVGVGDEAWSRAMALTDAGVDVLVVDSAHGHSAGVLDMISKLKAEVDERVQIIGGNVATRGGASALIEAGVDAVKVGVGPGSICTTRVIAGVGAPQITAILEAVAAAKPHGVPVIADGGLQFSGDIAKALAAGASTAMLGSLLAGTAESPGELILVNGKQYKSYRGMGSLGAMQSRGAGKSYSKDRYFQDDVLSEDKLVPEGIEGRVAFRGPLSQVTHQLTGGLRAAMGYTGASSIEELQEAQFVQITAAGLKESHPHDITMTVEAPNYTAR, encoded by the coding sequence ATGACAAGTTCCGCAGGACATGTGCACACCGGCGGTGATGACCCCAACAAGGTCGCGATGCTGGGTCTTACGTACGACGACGTCCTGCTCCTGCCGGCGGCGTCGAATGTCATCCCGGGCCAGGTCGATACGTCCAGCCAATTGACGCGCGATATTCGACTGCGGGTTCCTCTCGTCAGCTCTGCAATGGACACCGTCACCGAGGCCCGCATGGCCATCGCGATGGCCCGTGCCGGTGGAATGGGGGTCCTGCACCGCAACCTGTCGATAGAAGCCCAGGCCGGGCAGGTGGAGACGGTCAAGCGGTCCGAGGCGGGAATGGTCACGGATCCGGTGACCTGTAAGCCGACCGACACCCTCGCCGACGTCGACGCCAAGTGCGCACGTTTCCGAATCTCAGGACTACCGGTCACCGACGACTCCGGGCAGCTCGTCGGCATCATCACCAACCGCGACATGCGATTCGAGGTCGATCAGAACCGCCCGGTATCCGAGGTGATGACGAAGTCGCCCCTGATCACCACTCAGGAAGGCGTTACCGCGGAAGTGGCTCTGGGGCTGCTCCGCCGCCACAAGATCGAGAAGCTGCCGATCGTGGACGGGCAGGGCAAATTGACCGGCCTCATCACGGTGAAGGACTTCGTGAAGACCGAGCAGCACCCGGACGCCACCAAGGACCGTGACGGACGGCTGCTGGTGGGTGCGGCCGTGGGCGTGGGCGACGAGGCGTGGAGCCGGGCGATGGCCCTCACCGACGCCGGGGTCGACGTGCTCGTGGTCGACAGCGCACACGGCCACTCCGCCGGTGTGCTCGACATGATCTCGAAGCTCAAGGCCGAGGTCGACGAGCGGGTACAGATCATCGGCGGCAACGTAGCGACCCGTGGCGGCGCGAGTGCGCTCATCGAGGCCGGCGTGGATGCCGTCAAGGTCGGTGTCGGCCCCGGTTCGATCTGCACGACCCGTGTCATCGCCGGTGTCGGTGCGCCGCAGATCACCGCGATCCTCGAGGCGGTTGCCGCGGCCAAGCCGCACGGTGTGCCGGTCATCGCGGACGGTGGACTCCAGTTCTCCGGTGACATCGCCAAGGCGCTTGCAGCGGGGGCTTCGACAGCCATGCTCGGTTCACTGCTCGCGGGCACGGCGGAGTCGCCGGGTGAGCTGATTCTGGTGAACGGCAAGCAGTACAAGAGCTACCGCGGAATGGGTTCCCTCGGTGCCATGCAGAGCCGCGGTGCGGGGAAGTCGTATTCCAAGGATCGCTACTTCCAGGACGATGTGCTCTCCGAGGACAAGCTCGTCCCGGAGGGTATCGAGGGCCGAGTCGCGTTCCGTGGCCCACTGTCTCAGGTCACCCATCAGCTCACAGGCGGTTTGCGGGCGGCGATGGGCTACACGGGAGCTTCCTCGATCGAGGAACTCCAGGAGGCGCAGTTCGTCCAGATCACTGCTGCGGGCCTGAAGGAGAGCCACCCGCACGACATCACGATGACGGTCGAAGCTCCCAACTACACCGCCCGCTAG
- a CDS encoding GuaB3 family IMP dehydrogenase-related protein: MRDLVEIGMGRTARRTYELDDIDIVPSRRTRSSKEVSTAWQLDAYRFDIPVLAHPTDAIVSPSFAIELGKRGGLGVINGEGLWGRHADVEAKLDELVTLADSGDVDVPIKKLQELHAAPLQPGLLAAAVAQVREAGVTTAVRVSPQNARALTPLLLEAGIDLLVVHGTIISAEHVAHGDSEPLNLKTFISELDVPVVAGGVSDHRTALHLMRTGAAGVIVGYGSTEGATTTGEVLGIGVPMATAIADAAAARRDYLDETGGRYVHVIADGDIASSGDLAKAIACGADAAVLGAPLAVAEEAPGGGWFWPSVAAHPSVPRGALLPVSFGDRPSLDKVLTGPSDDPLGSLNFVGGLRRSMAKSGYSDLKEFQKVGLTVRA; encoded by the coding sequence GTGCGCGACCTCGTTGAGATCGGCATGGGCCGAACGGCCCGACGAACCTATGAGCTGGACGACATCGACATAGTCCCCTCCCGGCGGACGCGATCGTCCAAGGAAGTGTCAACAGCCTGGCAGCTCGACGCATACAGGTTCGACATCCCTGTGCTGGCGCATCCCACCGACGCGATCGTGTCCCCGTCGTTCGCGATCGAACTCGGCAAGCGCGGTGGCCTCGGAGTCATCAACGGTGAGGGTCTGTGGGGCCGGCACGCCGACGTCGAGGCGAAGCTCGACGAACTGGTCACACTGGCGGATTCGGGTGACGTCGATGTGCCGATCAAGAAGCTGCAGGAGTTGCACGCGGCACCACTGCAGCCGGGTCTTCTCGCCGCTGCGGTGGCCCAGGTTCGTGAGGCCGGCGTCACAACCGCGGTGCGCGTCAGCCCGCAGAACGCGCGAGCGCTCACCCCACTGCTGCTCGAGGCGGGTATCGACCTGCTGGTCGTGCACGGCACGATCATCTCCGCCGAACACGTCGCCCACGGCGACAGCGAGCCGCTGAACCTCAAGACGTTCATCTCCGAACTCGATGTCCCCGTCGTCGCGGGCGGGGTGAGCGATCATCGGACCGCGCTGCACCTGATGCGCACGGGCGCGGCGGGTGTCATCGTCGGGTACGGCTCCACGGAGGGGGCTACGACGACCGGTGAGGTCCTCGGTATCGGAGTTCCTATGGCAACGGCGATCGCGGATGCGGCCGCGGCCCGCCGGGACTATCTGGACGAGACGGGCGGTCGCTACGTCCACGTCATCGCCGACGGCGACATCGCGTCTTCGGGCGACCTCGCCAAGGCCATCGCCTGCGGTGCGGACGCTGCCGTGCTCGGCGCACCGCTGGCCGTGGCCGAGGAGGCGCCGGGCGGCGGTTGGTTCTGGCCGTCGGTTGCTGCGCATCCTTCGGTTCCTCGCGGTGCGTTGCTGCCGGTCTCGTTCGGCGACCGTCCCTCGCTCGACAAAGTCCTCACCGGACCTTCCGACGACCCCCTCGGTTCCCTGAACTTCGTTGGTGGCCTGCGTCGCTCGATGGCCAAGTCGGGATACTCGGATCTCAAGGAGTTCCAGAAGGTCGGGCTGACCGTCCGCGCCTGA